The proteins below come from a single Streptococcus canis genomic window:
- a CDS encoding CD1845 family protein: protein MRWILKIILFPISLVLSILTAFLTFLLGIGTTILYLLMLMCIVATIGSFIQKDVSLGIETLVLSFLLSPYGIPMVGAVVIAFLESINGKIRSI from the coding sequence ATGAGATGGATATTAAAAATTATCTTATTTCCAATTAGCTTGGTATTAAGTATCCTCACTGCATTTTTGACATTCCTGCTCGGCATAGGAACAACTATTCTTTACCTTTTGATGTTGATGTGTATAGTTGCTACGATAGGCTCATTTATACAAAAAGATGTATCACTTGGTATAGAAACTTTGGTATTAAGTTTTTTATTAAGCCCATATGGAATACCGATGGTTGGAGCAGTAGTTATAGCTTTTTTAGAAAGTATAAATGGGAAAATAAGGTCAATATAA